One segment of Poecile atricapillus isolate bPoeAtr1 chromosome 5, bPoeAtr1.hap1, whole genome shotgun sequence DNA contains the following:
- the IDH1 gene encoding isocitrate dehydrogenase [NADP] cytoplasmic — MSKKIRGGSVVEMQGDEMTRVIWELIKEKLIFPYVDLDLHSYDLGIEHRDATSDKVTVEAAEAIKKYNVGIKCATITPDEKRVEEFNLKQMWKSPNGTIRNILGGTVFREAIICKNIPRLVSGWVKPIVIGRHAYGDQYRATDFVVPGPGKVEMTYTPTDGGKPVTYLVHNFESCGGVAMGMYNLDQSIKDFAHSSFQMALSKGWPLYMSTKNTILKKYDGRFKDIFQEIYDREYKSQFEAKKIWYEHRLIDDMVAQALKSEGGFVWACKNYDGDVQSDSVAQGYGSLGMMTSVLICPDGKTVEAEAAHGTVTRHYRMHQKGQETSTNPIASIFAWTRGLAHRAKLDNNSSLRNFAVALEEVCIETIESGFMTKDLAACIKGLPNVTRSDYLNTFEFMDKLAENLKRKLASMPKA, encoded by the exons ATGTCTAAAAAAATCCGTGGAGGCTCCGTTGTGGAGATGCAAGGAGATGAAATGACACGGGTCATCTGGGAACTGATTaaagaaaagctgatttttcctTATGTAGATCTGGATTTGCACAG CTATGACTTGGGCATTGAGCATCGTGATGCTACAAGTGATAAAGTAACTGTGGAAGCTGCTGAAGCCATAAAGAAATACAACGTTGGCATAAAGTGTGCAACCATCACTCCTGATGAGAAGAGAGTGGAGGAGTTCAATTTGAAGCAGATGTGGAAGTCTCCCAATGGCACAATTAGAAACATCCTAGGTGGCACTGTCTTCAGAGAGGCTATTATTTGCAAGAACATTCCCCGGCTGGTGTCTGGATGGGTGAAGCCCATTGTCATTGGCCGTCACGCTTATGGGGATCAA TACAGAGCAACTGATTTTGTGGTACCTGGGCCTGGAAAAGTAGAGATGACCTACACTCCCACAGATGGAGGCAAACCAGTCACATATCTGGTCCATAACTTTGAAA GCTGTGGTGGTGTAGCCATGGGAATGTACAATCTTGACCAGTCTATCAAAGATTTTGCTCACAGTTCCTTCCAAATGGCACTGTCTAAAGGCTGGCCCCTCTACATGAGCACCAAGAATACCATTCTGAAGAAGTATGATGGCCGCTTCAAAGACATCTTCCAAGAGATCTATGACAG agAATACAAGTCCCAGTTTGAAGCCAAAAAGATCTGGTATGAGCACAGGCTCATTGATGACATGGTTGCTCAGGCCCTGAAATCTGAAGGAGGCTTTGTCTGGGCCTGCAAGAACTATGATGGGGATGTGCAGTCAGACTCTGTTGCACAAG GCTATGGCTCTCTGGGCATGATGACCAGCGTGCTGATCTGCCCTGATGGCAAGACTGTTGAAGCAGAAGCTGCTCACGGGACAGTTACTCGTCACTACCGCATGCATCAGAAAGGCCAAGAAACCTCCACTAACCCCATTG CCTCCATCTTTGCATGGACAAGAGGCCTCGCTCACAGAGCTAAGCTGGATAACAACAGTAGCCTCAGGAACTTTGCAGTTGCCCTGGAAGAAGTCTGCATTGAGACCATTGAATCTGGCTTCATGACAAAGGACCTTGCTGCCTGCATCAAAGGCCTGCCTAA TGTGACACGCTCTGATTATCTGAACACCTTTGAGTTCATGGACAAGCTTGCTGAAAACTTGAAGCGGAAGCTGGCCTCTATGCCCAAAGCTTAG
- the LOC131579922 gene encoding uncharacterized protein LOC131579922 encodes MAKHFFRLSQGHVTQRRKCSTSFATSTPSSALDMFPRVSSTQAAWGTTAQDNSSSSKNNTQQQLRSPSPLASPAQTAVISHRNSVGKETFCEQPQTKEMGCGVEMDPSYSQVPEFVPVKVKSKESNTGRPQGEECAQNAKKLLQPKVATCSSEAEVCEKGQRTNEGAFDRKNRDCGVEHHSHSPAGVQDFGSTYEVNPAQLQSLESVDLMQKVKKVPMFEIQSMESLLKSPVCTFSSHDVPSDDSSLQNPTKFSSESRKSIRQKANRKTRVIRQREDSDEEYVPSHVIIPEAKAEDQPERSLRSRKNAVRKSNCDQRNEVNGFRPWIDVQEVANDSTKDLPGNLKQRRETYIVHPLDLAGNSGCFQTEFEGGENVPPRSVPGSKGSKIPRAAKSNQKSTIKQIGGLQEKGQGEVDNNMNALKKEASCKPKAQRKRSNSRPPDSDSLAGKSDGAKVLIGSSTELASKQTVLMGKFSCITHLLSEPDTFLEEQLPEISLADSLTDFSHSLEASHVSSSGVLPVSSRLTEVSVSKSLSTEGKRMSAKSPVCLKNSLIVKKKTAEEIPGERNQVQSSSWSTPSKEPDIRPLQDLKNACVLTHLTI; translated from the exons ATGGCAAAACATTTCTTTCGTCTCTCACAAGGGCACGTTACTCAGAGGCGAAAGTGTTCCACCTCATTTGCTACAAGCACACCATCTTCTGCTCTGGATATGTTCCCACGTGTCAGTTCCACTCAGGCAGCTTGGGGTACTACTGCACAGgacaacagcagctccagcaagaACAACACACAGCAACAGCTGAGATCTCCCAGCCCCCTGGCTTCACCTGCTCAAACTGCTGTTATTTCTCATAGAAACTCTGTGGGTAAAGAGACCTTTTGTGAGCAGCCACAGACAAAAGAAATGGGGTGTGGTGTTGAAATGGACCCCAGCTATAGCCAAGtccctgagtttgttcctgtaaAGGTTAAAAGCAAAG AAAGTAATACTGGTAGACCTCAAGGTGAAGAGTGTGCTCAAAATGCAAAGAAGCTTCTTCAACCAAAAGTTGCAACATGTTCTAGTGAGGCTGAAGTCTGTGAGAAGGGGCAGAGGACAAATGAGGGGGCTTTTGACAGGAAGAATAGAGACTGTGGTGTGGAGCACCATTCCCACTCTCCTGCTGGAGTCCAAGACTTTGGAAGTACATATGAGGTGaatccagcacagctgcagagtCTTGAAAGTGTTGACTTGATGCAAAAGGTTAAGAAGGTACCTATGTTTGAGATACAAAGTATGGAGAGCTTGCTAAAATCCCCAGTTTGTACCTTCTCAAGTCATGATGTTCCCTCAGATGATTCCAGTCtacaaaatcctacaaaattttCAAGTGAGAGCAGAAAAAGCATCAGGCAGAAGGCTAACAGAAAAACTAGAGTAATTCGGCAAAGAGAGGATTCTGATGAGGAATATGTGCCAAGCCATGTGATAATACCAGAGGCCAAAGCTGAAGACCAGCCTGAAAGAAGCTTAAGAAGCAGGAAGAATGCTGTCAGGAAAAGCAATTGTGATCAGAGAAATGAAGTTAACGGTTTTAGGCCCTGGATAGATGTTCAAGAAGTAGCTAATGACAGCACAAAGGATTTGCCAGGTAATCTTAAGCAGCGCAGGGAAACTTACATTGTCCATCCTTTGGATCTTGCAGGAAACTCGGGTTGTTTCCAGACAGAATTTGAGGGTGGTGAAAATGTACCTCCCAGGTCTGTTCCTGGGAGCAAAGGGAGCAAAATCCCCAGAGCTGCTAAGAGCAATCAAAAGAGCACTATAAAACAGATAGGGGGCCTTCAAGAAAAGGGGCAAGGTGAAGTTGACAACAACATGAATGCTTTGAAAAAAGAAGCCTCTTGCAAACCCAAGGctcagaggaagaggagcaacTCTCGACCTCCAGATTCTGATTCCCTGGCTGGAAAAAGTGATGGTGCTAAGGTTCTCATTGGAAGTTCCACAGAACTTGCATCCAAACAAACTGTCCTGATGGGGAAGTTTTCCTGCATTACACATCTGCTGTCTGAGCCAGATACTTTCCTGGAGGAGCAGCTACCTGAGATATCACTTGCAGATAGTCTTACAGACTTTTCACACAGTCTTGAGGCCTCCCATGTGAGCAGTTCTGGAGTTTTGCCTGTCAGCTCTAGACTTACAGAAGTATCAGTTTCCAAGAGCTTAAGTACTGAGGGCAAGAGAATGTCAGCAAAATCCCCTGTTTGCTTGAAAAACTCCCtgatagtaaaaaaaaagactgcAGAGGAAATACCTGGGGAAAGGAACCAAGTCCAGTCAAGTTCTTGGAGCACACCTTCAAAGGAACCTG ataTCAGGCCACTACAGGACTTGAAAAATGCCTGTGTTTTGACACATTTGACAATTTGA
- the LOC131579524 gene encoding shugoshin 2-like isoform X2 has translation MAEWESAEMSSFSLSGVRDRMREKKKGALRTAKLNASLASKIKTKIINNSSIMKVSLKQNNKALALALNAEKANAQRLTQEKTILQKEVKQCHFQNAVLRHRLSFLNNTLKKMDNLMAAVRMAELSEFHTNSASLSSGRKSSMTEDSWADDIADGQLLRIPMRVPISKLHDAEQQAGSSTAVQTSSGELQRPASNAGELQRLASNEPLKIVPIASKDTLLPQHDGKLQFHQEENSKKVTDTLATEEAFHDSHIFREVLCTTEQNPNNLPALAWESHPLSYEADEMAKHFFRLSQGHVTQRRKCSTSFATSTPSSALDMFPRVSSTQAAWGTTAQDNSSSSKNNTQQQLRSPSPLASPAQTAVISHRNSVGKETFCEQPQTKEMGCGVEMDPSYSQVPEFVPVKVKSKGNCKTGEKKTVKKARTGKEKTTAIKNNAESNTGRPQGEECAQNAKKLLQPKVATCSSEAEVCEKGQRTHEGAFDRKNRDCGVEHHSHSPAGVQDFGSTYEVNPAQLQSLESVDLMQKVKKVPMFEIQSMESLLKSPVCTFSSHDVPSDDSSLQNPTKFSSESRKSIRQKANRKTRVIRQREDSDEEYVPSHVIIPEAKAEDQPERSLRSRKNAVRKSNCDQRNEVNGFRPWIDVQEVANDSTKDLPGNLKQRRETYIVHPLDLAGNSGCFQTEFEGGENVPPRSVPGSKGSKIPRAAKSNQKSTIKQIGGLQEKGQGEVDNNMNALKKEASCKPKAQRKRSNSRPPDSDSLAGKSDGAKVLIGSSTELASKQTVLMGKFSCITHLLSEPDTFLEEQLPEISLADSLTDFSHSLEASHVSSSGVLPVSSRLTEVSVSKSLSTEGKRMSAKSPVCLKNSLIVKKKTAEEIPGERNQVQSSSWSTPSKEPDIRPLQDLKNACVLSPSGLEESSGRPSRRKRKPTCYKEPLINRKLRQGDPFTDTEFLHSPIYKRKRKPVKAKGMTKKMKENQEGTPEECLGAKAMKFITTERIVVERQPPNS, from the exons ATGGCAGAGTGGGAGTCCGCCGAAATGTCCTCCTTCAGTCTGAGCGGCGTGAGAGACCGGATGCGGGAGAAGAAAAAGGGTGCCTTGAGGACTGCGAAGCTGAACGCCTCGCTTGCATCAAAAATTAAAACGAAGATCATCA ACAACTCCTCCATTATGAAAGTCTCCCTAAAGCAGAACAATAAAGCATTGGCTCTGGCCCTCAATGCAGAAAAAGCCAATGCACAGCGGCTCACCCAGGAGAAGACCATCTTACAGAAGGAGGTGAAGCAGTGCCACTTCCAGAATGCTGTGCTGAGGCACAGGCTCTCCTTCCTG AAtaatactttgaaaaaaatgGACAATCTTATGGCTGCAGTTAGGATGGCTGAGCTGTCTGAG tTCCATACAAATTCTGCATCCTTGTCCAGTGGCCGGAAGAGCAGCATGACTGAAGATAGCTGGGCTGATGATATTGCAGATGGTCAGCTTCTGAG GATACCCATGAGAGTGCCCATTTCCAAGCTACATGATGCAGAGCAGCAAGCTGGCAGCTCCACAGCAGTACAAACATCCTCAGGAGAACTTCAGAGACCTGCTTCTAACGCAGGAGAACTTCAGAGACTTGCTTCTAATGAGCCCCTAAAAATTGTGCCTATTGCCTCCAAAGATACTTTGCTACCACAGCACGATGGGAAGCTTCAGTTCCACCAGGAAGAGAATAGCAAGAAGGTGACTGATACATTGGCAACAGAGGAGGCTTTCCATGACTCACACATCTTCAGAG AGGTCTTGTGCACCACTGAACAAAATCCCAACAATTTGCCAGCACTTGCCTGGGAAAGTCATCCTCTTTCATATGAGGCTGATGAGATGGCAAAACATTTCTTTCGTCTCTCACAAGGGCACGTTACTCAGAGGCGAAAGTGTTCCACCTCATTTGCTACAAGCACACCATCTTCTGCTCTGGATATGTTCCCACGTGTCAGTTCCACTCAGGCAGCTTGGGGTACTACTGCACAGgacaacagcagctccagcaagaACAACACACAGCAACAGCTGAGATCTCCCAGCCCCCTGGCTTCACCTGCTCAAACTGCTGTTATTTCTCATAGAAACTCTGTGGGTAAAGAGACCTTTTGTGAGCAGCCACAGACAAAAGAAATGGGGTGTGGTGTTGAAATGGACCCAAGCTATAGCCAAGtccctgagtttgttcctgtaaAGGTTAAAAGCAAAGGTAACTGTaaaactggagagaaaaagactgttaaaaaagcaagaacaggaaaagagaaaacaactgCAATTAAAAACAATGCAGAAAGTAATACTGGTAGACCTCAAGGTGAAGAGTGTGCTCAAAATGCAAAGAAGCTTCTTCAACCAAAAGTTGCAACATGTTCTAGTGAGGCTGAAGTCTGTGAGAAGGGGCAGAGGACACATGAGGGGGCTTTTGACAGGAAGAATAGAGACTGTGGTGTGGAGCACCATTCCCACTCTCCTGCTGGAGTCCAAGACTTTGGAAGTACATATGAGGTGaatccagcacagctgcagagtCTTGAAAGTGTTGACTTGATGCAAAAGGTTAAGAAGGTACCTATGTTTGAGATACAAAGTATGGAGAGCTTGCTAAAATCCCCAGTTTGTACCTTCTCAAGTCATGATGTTCCCTCAGATGATTCCAGTCtacaaaatcctacaaaattttCAAGTGAGAGCAGAAAAAGCATCAGGCAGAAGGCTAACAGAAAAACTAGAGTAATTCGGCAAAGAGAGGATTCTGATGAGGAATATGTGCCAAGCCATGTGATAATACCAGAGGCCAAAGCTGAAGACCAGCCTGAAAGAAGCTTAAGAAGCAGGAAGAATGCTGTCAGGAAAAGCAATTGTGATCAGAGAAATGAAGTTAACGGTTTTAGGCCCTGGATAGATGTTCAAGAAGTAGCTAATGACAGCACAAAGGATTTGCCAGGTAATCTTAAGCAGCGCAGGGAAACTTACATTGTCCATCCTTTGGATCTTGCAGGAAACTCGGGTTGTTTCCAGACAGAATTTGAGGGTGGTGAAAATGTACCTCCCAGGTCTGTTCCTGGGAGCAAAGGGAGCAAAATCCCCAGAGCTGCTAAGAGCAATCAAAAGAGCACTATAAAACAGATAGGGGGCCTTCAAGAAAAGGGGCAAGGTGAAGTTGACAACAACATGAATGCTTTGAAAAAAGAAGCCTCTTGCAAACCCAAGGctcagaggaagaggagcaacTCTCGACCTCCAGATTCTGATTCCCTGGCTGGAAAAAGTGATGGTGCTAAGGTTCTCATTGGAAGTTCCACAGAACTTGCATCCAAACAAACTGTCCTGATGGGGAAGTTTTCCTGCATTACACATCTGCTGTCTGAGCCAGATACTTTCCTGGAGGAGCAGCTACCTGAGATATCACTTGCAGATAGTCTTACAGACTTTTCACACAGTCTTGAGGCCTCCCATGTGAGCAGTTCTGGAGTTTTGCCTGTCAGCTCTAGACTTACAGAAGTATCAGTTTCCAAGAGCTTAAGTACTGAGGGCAAGAGAATGTCAGCAAAATCCCCTGTTTGCTTGAAAAACTCCCtgatagtaaaaaaaaagactgcAGAGGAAATACCTGGGGAAAGGAACCAAGTCCAGTCAAGTTCTTGGAGCACACCTTCAAAGGAACCTG ataTCAGGCCACTACAGGACTTGAAAAATGCCTGTGTTCTGTCTCCCTCTGGCTTGGAGGAATCATCAGGACGTCCATCAAGGCGGAAACGGAAGCCAACCTGCTACAAAGAGCCACTGATCAATAG GAAACTGAGACAGGGTGACCCATTTACAGACACTGAGTTCCTCCACTCTCCTatctacaaaagaaaaagaaagcctgTCAAAGCCAAGGGAATGACCAAGAAGATGAAAGAGAACCAAGAAGGAACACCTGAAGAATGTCTCGGTGCCAAGGCAATGAAGTTCATAACAACAGAAAGGATAGTGGTTGAAAGGCAGCCCCCAAACTCTTAG
- the LOC131579524 gene encoding shugoshin 2-like isoform X1, whose product MCRAMAEWESAEMSSFSLSGVRDRMREKKKGALRTAKLNASLASKIKTKIINNSSIMKVSLKQNNKALALALNAEKANAQRLTQEKTILQKEVKQCHFQNAVLRHRLSFLNNTLKKMDNLMAAVRMAELSEFHTNSASLSSGRKSSMTEDSWADDIADGQLLRIPMRVPISKLHDAEQQAGSSTAVQTSSGELQRPASNAGELQRLASNEPLKIVPIASKDTLLPQHDGKLQFHQEENSKKVTDTLATEEAFHDSHIFREVLCTTEQNPNNLPALAWESHPLSYEADEMAKHFFRLSQGHVTQRRKCSTSFATSTPSSALDMFPRVSSTQAAWGTTAQDNSSSSKNNTQQQLRSPSPLASPAQTAVISHRNSVGKETFCEQPQTKEMGCGVEMDPSYSQVPEFVPVKVKSKGNCKTGEKKTVKKARTGKEKTTAIKNNAESNTGRPQGEECAQNAKKLLQPKVATCSSEAEVCEKGQRTHEGAFDRKNRDCGVEHHSHSPAGVQDFGSTYEVNPAQLQSLESVDLMQKVKKVPMFEIQSMESLLKSPVCTFSSHDVPSDDSSLQNPTKFSSESRKSIRQKANRKTRVIRQREDSDEEYVPSHVIIPEAKAEDQPERSLRSRKNAVRKSNCDQRNEVNGFRPWIDVQEVANDSTKDLPGNLKQRRETYIVHPLDLAGNSGCFQTEFEGGENVPPRSVPGSKGSKIPRAAKSNQKSTIKQIGGLQEKGQGEVDNNMNALKKEASCKPKAQRKRSNSRPPDSDSLAGKSDGAKVLIGSSTELASKQTVLMGKFSCITHLLSEPDTFLEEQLPEISLADSLTDFSHSLEASHVSSSGVLPVSSRLTEVSVSKSLSTEGKRMSAKSPVCLKNSLIVKKKTAEEIPGERNQVQSSSWSTPSKEPDIRPLQDLKNACVLSPSGLEESSGRPSRRKRKPTCYKEPLINRKLRQGDPFTDTEFLHSPIYKRKRKPVKAKGMTKKMKENQEGTPEECLGAKAMKFITTERIVVERQPPNS is encoded by the exons CGATGGCAGAGTGGGAGTCCGCCGAAATGTCCTCCTTCAGTCTGAGCGGCGTGAGAGACCGGATGCGGGAGAAGAAAAAGGGTGCCTTGAGGACTGCGAAGCTGAACGCCTCGCTTGCATCAAAAATTAAAACGAAGATCATCA ACAACTCCTCCATTATGAAAGTCTCCCTAAAGCAGAACAATAAAGCATTGGCTCTGGCCCTCAATGCAGAAAAAGCCAATGCACAGCGGCTCACCCAGGAGAAGACCATCTTACAGAAGGAGGTGAAGCAGTGCCACTTCCAGAATGCTGTGCTGAGGCACAGGCTCTCCTTCCTG AAtaatactttgaaaaaaatgGACAATCTTATGGCTGCAGTTAGGATGGCTGAGCTGTCTGAG tTCCATACAAATTCTGCATCCTTGTCCAGTGGCCGGAAGAGCAGCATGACTGAAGATAGCTGGGCTGATGATATTGCAGATGGTCAGCTTCTGAG GATACCCATGAGAGTGCCCATTTCCAAGCTACATGATGCAGAGCAGCAAGCTGGCAGCTCCACAGCAGTACAAACATCCTCAGGAGAACTTCAGAGACCTGCTTCTAACGCAGGAGAACTTCAGAGACTTGCTTCTAATGAGCCCCTAAAAATTGTGCCTATTGCCTCCAAAGATACTTTGCTACCACAGCACGATGGGAAGCTTCAGTTCCACCAGGAAGAGAATAGCAAGAAGGTGACTGATACATTGGCAACAGAGGAGGCTTTCCATGACTCACACATCTTCAGAG AGGTCTTGTGCACCACTGAACAAAATCCCAACAATTTGCCAGCACTTGCCTGGGAAAGTCATCCTCTTTCATATGAGGCTGATGAGATGGCAAAACATTTCTTTCGTCTCTCACAAGGGCACGTTACTCAGAGGCGAAAGTGTTCCACCTCATTTGCTACAAGCACACCATCTTCTGCTCTGGATATGTTCCCACGTGTCAGTTCCACTCAGGCAGCTTGGGGTACTACTGCACAGgacaacagcagctccagcaagaACAACACACAGCAACAGCTGAGATCTCCCAGCCCCCTGGCTTCACCTGCTCAAACTGCTGTTATTTCTCATAGAAACTCTGTGGGTAAAGAGACCTTTTGTGAGCAGCCACAGACAAAAGAAATGGGGTGTGGTGTTGAAATGGACCCAAGCTATAGCCAAGtccctgagtttgttcctgtaaAGGTTAAAAGCAAAGGTAACTGTaaaactggagagaaaaagactgttaaaaaagcaagaacaggaaaagagaaaacaactgCAATTAAAAACAATGCAGAAAGTAATACTGGTAGACCTCAAGGTGAAGAGTGTGCTCAAAATGCAAAGAAGCTTCTTCAACCAAAAGTTGCAACATGTTCTAGTGAGGCTGAAGTCTGTGAGAAGGGGCAGAGGACACATGAGGGGGCTTTTGACAGGAAGAATAGAGACTGTGGTGTGGAGCACCATTCCCACTCTCCTGCTGGAGTCCAAGACTTTGGAAGTACATATGAGGTGaatccagcacagctgcagagtCTTGAAAGTGTTGACTTGATGCAAAAGGTTAAGAAGGTACCTATGTTTGAGATACAAAGTATGGAGAGCTTGCTAAAATCCCCAGTTTGTACCTTCTCAAGTCATGATGTTCCCTCAGATGATTCCAGTCtacaaaatcctacaaaattttCAAGTGAGAGCAGAAAAAGCATCAGGCAGAAGGCTAACAGAAAAACTAGAGTAATTCGGCAAAGAGAGGATTCTGATGAGGAATATGTGCCAAGCCATGTGATAATACCAGAGGCCAAAGCTGAAGACCAGCCTGAAAGAAGCTTAAGAAGCAGGAAGAATGCTGTCAGGAAAAGCAATTGTGATCAGAGAAATGAAGTTAACGGTTTTAGGCCCTGGATAGATGTTCAAGAAGTAGCTAATGACAGCACAAAGGATTTGCCAGGTAATCTTAAGCAGCGCAGGGAAACTTACATTGTCCATCCTTTGGATCTTGCAGGAAACTCGGGTTGTTTCCAGACAGAATTTGAGGGTGGTGAAAATGTACCTCCCAGGTCTGTTCCTGGGAGCAAAGGGAGCAAAATCCCCAGAGCTGCTAAGAGCAATCAAAAGAGCACTATAAAACAGATAGGGGGCCTTCAAGAAAAGGGGCAAGGTGAAGTTGACAACAACATGAATGCTTTGAAAAAAGAAGCCTCTTGCAAACCCAAGGctcagaggaagaggagcaacTCTCGACCTCCAGATTCTGATTCCCTGGCTGGAAAAAGTGATGGTGCTAAGGTTCTCATTGGAAGTTCCACAGAACTTGCATCCAAACAAACTGTCCTGATGGGGAAGTTTTCCTGCATTACACATCTGCTGTCTGAGCCAGATACTTTCCTGGAGGAGCAGCTACCTGAGATATCACTTGCAGATAGTCTTACAGACTTTTCACACAGTCTTGAGGCCTCCCATGTGAGCAGTTCTGGAGTTTTGCCTGTCAGCTCTAGACTTACAGAAGTATCAGTTTCCAAGAGCTTAAGTACTGAGGGCAAGAGAATGTCAGCAAAATCCCCTGTTTGCTTGAAAAACTCCCtgatagtaaaaaaaaagactgcAGAGGAAATACCTGGGGAAAGGAACCAAGTCCAGTCAAGTTCTTGGAGCACACCTTCAAAGGAACCTG ataTCAGGCCACTACAGGACTTGAAAAATGCCTGTGTTCTGTCTCCCTCTGGCTTGGAGGAATCATCAGGACGTCCATCAAGGCGGAAACGGAAGCCAACCTGCTACAAAGAGCCACTGATCAATAG GAAACTGAGACAGGGTGACCCATTTACAGACACTGAGTTCCTCCACTCTCCTatctacaaaagaaaaagaaagcctgTCAAAGCCAAGGGAATGACCAAGAAGATGAAAGAGAACCAAGAAGGAACACCTGAAGAATGTCTCGGTGCCAAGGCAATGAAGTTCATAACAACAGAAAGGATAGTGGTTGAAAGGCAGCCCCCAAACTCTTAG